Below is a window of Mycobacterium sp. 050128 DNA.
CGCATTGGCCGATCCTGGCCGACGGCGCGGTGTTCCTGGTCGTTTCGGTCCTGCTGGTCGTGCTGGTCCGGCCCGCATTGCGGCAGCGGATCACTCCCAAGTCGCTGCCGACGGGCATCAAGGCGCTCGAGGGCAAAAGGGCGCTGGTGCTCGATCGGGTGGCCCGCGACGAGGGTCAGGTGAAACTTGACGGCCAGGTGTGGACGGCGCGTCCGTTCAACGACGGCGACGTCTACGAGCCCGGCGACTCGGTCACCGTCGTGCACATCGACGGCGCGACCGCGGTGGTGTTCAAGCACTAATTCGGTCGGCACAGACGCTGCGAAGACGCTGCGAGAGAAAGGAACTCCGGTGGAAGGTGCGGTTGCGGGTTTGGTATTGCTGGCCGTCCTGGTGATCTTTGCGATCATCGTGGTGGCCAAGTCCGTGGCGTTGATACCGCAGGCCGAGGCCGCGGTGATCGAGCGTCTGGGCCGGTACAGCCGCACGGTCAGCGGGCAGCTGACGCTGCTGGTGCCGTTCATCGACCGCGTCCGGGCCCGGGTCGATCTGCGCGAGCGGGTGGTGTCGTTCCCGCCCCAGCCGGTGATCACCGAGGACAACCTGACGCTCAACATCGACACCGTGGTCTATTTCCAGGTCACCGTTCCGCAGGCGGCCGTCTACGAGATCAGCAACTACATCGTCGGCGTCGAGCAGCTGACCACGACCACGCTGCGCAACGTCGTCGGCGGCATGACGCTGGAGCAGACCCTGACCTCGCGCGACATGATCAACGGCCAGCTGCGCGGTGTGCTCGACGAGGCGACCGGCCGCTGGGGCCTGCGGGTCGCCCGGGTCGAACTGCGCAGCATCGACCCGCCGCCCTCGATCCAGGCCTCGATGGAAAAGCAGATGAAGGCCGACCGGGAGAAGCGGGCGATGATCTTGACCGCGGAAGGCAACCGGCAGGCGGCGATCACACAGGCCGAGGGTGCCAAGCAAGCGCAGATCCTGGCCGCCGAGGGTGCCAAGCAGGCCGCGATCCTGGCCGCCGAGGCCGACCGGCAGTCCCGGATGCTGCGCGCCCAGGGCGAGCGGGCCGCGGCCTACCTGCGGGCGCAAGGTCAGGCCAAGGCCATCGAGAAGACGTTCGCCGCGATCAAGGCCGGCCGGCCCACCCCCGAGATGCTGGCCTACCAGTACCTGCAGACGCTGCCGGAGATGGCGCGCGGGGATGCCAACAAGGTGTGGGTGGTGCCCAGCGACTTCAGCGCGGCGCTGCAGGGTTTCACCAAACTGCTGGGCACGCCGGGCGAGGACGGGGTGTTCCGGTTCCAGCCGTCTCCGGTCGATGACGTGCCCCAGCACGCCGCCGATGCGGATGACGCCGAGGTGGCTGATTGGTTCAACACCGAGACCGACCCCCAGATCGCCCAGGCGGTTGCCAAGGCCGAGGCGATAGCCCGCCAGCCGGTCGATGGTCAGCCGGGCGCGCCGCCGGAATTGACTCAATAGGATTGCCGGATGAGTGTTTTGACTTCCCCGAAGACGTATACGGCGCTGGGCGCGTTTCACGCCGTCGACGCGGTGTTGTGCGGTGTCCAGATCGCACCGATCAGGAAAATCCTCGATGACGTCGGCCTCCCGGAGAACGTCAGGCCCGTCCTGCCGGTGGTGAAGGCCGCCGCCGCGGTCGGCTTGCTGTCGGTCACCCGTTTCCCCGCGCTGGCGAGGCTGACCACCGCGATGCTGACGCTGTACTTCGTGCTCGCGGTGGGCGCGCATGTGCGGGTGCGCGACAAGGTCGTCAACGGTCTGCCGGCCGCCCTGTTTCTGGGCCTGGTCGCCGCGATGACGGTGAAGGGACCGGATCAGAGCTAGTCGAGTCGCCCAAGCGAATGTGCTTGTGCCACTTTAAGCTACGCCGCGGCTGCTGCTTATGCCTACGGTGATACCGGCGCCGGCAACGCGTGGGGCGTAATGCCCTCCGGGGGGCCGGGTGGGCGCGGGGGCATCGGCGCCACGCTCGTAGGC
It encodes the following:
- a CDS encoding DoxX family protein, encoding MSVLTSPKTYTALGAFHAVDAVLCGVQIAPIRKILDDVGLPENVRPVLPVVKAAAAVGLLSVTRFPALARLTTAMLTLYFVLAVGAHVRVRDKVVNGLPAALFLGLVAAMTVKGPDQS
- a CDS encoding SPFH domain-containing protein — encoded protein: MEGAVAGLVLLAVLVIFAIIVVAKSVALIPQAEAAVIERLGRYSRTVSGQLTLLVPFIDRVRARVDLRERVVSFPPQPVITEDNLTLNIDTVVYFQVTVPQAAVYEISNYIVGVEQLTTTTLRNVVGGMTLEQTLTSRDMINGQLRGVLDEATGRWGLRVARVELRSIDPPPSIQASMEKQMKADREKRAMILTAEGNRQAAITQAEGAKQAQILAAEGAKQAAILAAEADRQSRMLRAQGERAAAYLRAQGQAKAIEKTFAAIKAGRPTPEMLAYQYLQTLPEMARGDANKVWVVPSDFSAALQGFTKLLGTPGEDGVFRFQPSPVDDVPQHAADADDAEVADWFNTETDPQIAQAVAKAEAIARQPVDGQPGAPPELTQ
- a CDS encoding NfeD family protein, encoding MAIALSWLIFALALAGAEALTGDMFLLMLGGGALAASATAWLTHWPILADGAVFLVVSVLLVVLVRPALRQRITPKSLPTGIKALEGKRALVLDRVARDEGQVKLDGQVWTARPFNDGDVYEPGDSVTVVHIDGATAVVFKH